In Oceanobacillus sp. FSL K6-2867, one DNA window encodes the following:
- the ytaF gene encoding sporulation membrane protein YtaF, translated as MLYYTGLLLLVTAVSLDGFGVGITYGLRKIKVPAIALGIIMLCSGIIVYTSMLVGDLLSFFISKEVAKILGGIILIAIGLFSFINVIRAKLVNANATKKVHTTRIEDIKTVMTTPDKADLDQSGSISAGEAFLLGLALALDAFGAGIGASMLGYSPALTAVLTACMSGFFLFFGMKLGIFLSQQEKLQRLTFLPPVILIAIGIFNIF; from the coding sequence ATGCTTTATTATACTGGATTACTCTTATTAGTTACAGCAGTTAGTTTAGATGGTTTCGGCGTTGGAATCACTTATGGACTGCGAAAAATCAAAGTACCTGCTATTGCATTAGGCATCATTATGCTTTGTTCAGGTATTATCGTTTATACATCCATGCTGGTTGGCGATTTGCTTAGCTTTTTCATCTCAAAAGAAGTGGCAAAAATACTTGGAGGTATTATTTTAATTGCGATCGGTTTATTTTCATTTATAAATGTTATCCGGGCGAAATTAGTAAACGCGAATGCTACTAAGAAGGTTCACACAACAAGAATAGAAGATATTAAAACTGTAATGACAACTCCTGATAAAGCAGATTTAGATCAATCTGGTTCCATTTCAGCTGGTGAAGCATTTCTGCTTGGGTTAGCCCTCGCGCTGGATGCATTTGGTGCTGGAATAGGTGCATCAATGCTTGGGTATTCTCCTGCACTTACTGCCGTCCTTACAGCGTGTATGAGTGGTTTCTTTTTATTTTTCGGTATGAAGCTAGGAATTTTTTTATCACAGCAAGAAAAACTGCAGCGCCTAACCTTTCTGCCACCCGTTATTTTAATTGCAATCGGGATTTTTAATATTTTTTAA